A region from the Brassica napus cultivar Da-Ae chromosome C8, Da-Ae, whole genome shotgun sequence genome encodes:
- the LOC106424275 gene encoding uncharacterized mitochondrial protein AtMg00810-like: protein MHQPLGFKDETKPDHVCLLHKALYGLKQAPRAWYQRFATFATRVGFKQSNCDSSLFVHHNRSDIAYLLLYVDDILLTASSSALRDSIIASLNVEFTMTDLRQLHYFLGITIKYNKANLFLQQKTYAMEILQRANMSECNSCTTPADARGKLSDEGSPPMSDPTLYRSLAGALQYLTFTRSDIAFAVQHVSLFMYAPLDSHYNALKRILRYIKGTLDHGLQLTPNTSHTLTAYSDADWPGCPNTRQSTSGYCIFHGDNLISWSSKRQQTVSRSSAEAEYRGVANDVSEVTWIRNLMLELYCPLRTATIVYCDNVSAVYLSTNPVQHQRMKHVEIDTHFVRKRIAIGHVRVIHVPSSQYADIFTKGLHSPLFLDFKSSLRVSKDPTSTAGE from the coding sequence ATGCATCAGCCGTTAGGTTTCAAAGACGAAACCAAACCAGATCATGTCTGCTTGTTACACAAGGCGCTCTACGGCCTTAAACAAGCCCCGCGCGCATGGTATCAGCGTTTTGCTACTTTCGCTACACGAGTGGGCTTCAAACAGAGTAACTGCGACTCCTCTCTCTTCGTTCACCACAACCGCTCCGACATCGCATATCTCTTACTCTATGTCGACGATATTCTCCTCACTGCTTCCTCTTCAGCTCTTCGCGACTCCATCATTGCATCTCTCAACGTAGAATTCACCATGACTGATCTCAGACAGCTTCATTATTTTCTTGGCATCACGATCAAATACAACAAAGCGAATCTATTTCTACAACAAAAGACATATGCCATGGAGATTCTACAGAGAGCAAACATGTCGGAATGCAACTCTTGCACCACTCCAGCGGATGCTCGAGGTAAACTCTCCGACGAAGGAAGCCCGCCGATGTCAGATCCCACGCTCTATCGAAGTCTCGCCGGTGCCCTCCAATACCTTACTTTCACTAGATCGGATATCGCCTTCGCTGTTCAACATGTGAGCCTCTTTATGTATGCACCTTTGGATTCTCATTACAATGCTTTAAAGCGCATATTGCGCTACATCAAAGGGACACTGGACCACGGTCTGCAGCTCACGCCCAACACTTCTCACACGCTCACCGCCTACTCAGACGCTGATTGGCCAGGATGCCCAAACACGAGACAGTCAACCTCAGGCTACTGCATCTTCCATGGAGACAACCTCATCTCCTGGTCTTCTAAACGCCAGCAAACCGTCTCACGTTCAAGCGCAGAGGCAGAATACCGTGGTGTTGCCAATGACGTCTCTGAAGTTACGTGGATCAGAAACTTGATGCTCGAGCTATACTGTCCATTGCGAACCGCAACAATAGTCTACTGCGACAATGTTAGTGCCGTCTATCTCTCAACCAATCCAGTTCAACATCAACGTATGAAGCACGTCGAAATAGACACTCACTTTGTTCGCAAACGCATCGCCATTGGTCACGTTCGAGTGATACACGTACCTTCAAGCCAATATGCGGATATTTTCACCAAAGGTCTACACTCACCTCTCTTCTTGGACTTCAAATCCAGTCTTCGCGTCTCCAAAGACCCGACTTCGACTGCGGGGGAGTGA
- the LOC125591581 gene encoding uncharacterized protein LOC125591581, protein MAQITNKAFGVTHIKSYIPLVLDMQKMNYDAWRELVETHCLSFGVSGHLDGTSLPANAEDTPWKERDGLVKMSIYGTISSSLLDMVLKTRCSARDLWVIIENLFRDNKEAWAIQLENELRTLTIGDMSIHDYCQKLKNLTDLLANVDSPVTDRAVVMHMLNGLSEKFDNIHNVIKHRSPFPSFSVARSMLLMEEDRISKNTKSSTPQVLHVATTQADAPSPQPSNNRGGQQPQQYNHGNYRNNQNIGRGRGRNNNYRGRGRNNWNNNQSGWVQQPPA, encoded by the coding sequence ATGGCTCAAATAACTAACAAAGCATTCGGTGTTACACACATCAAGTCATACATTCCCCTGGTTCTAGACATGCAAAAGATGAACTACGATGCATGGCGTGAACTGGTTGAGACCCACTGTCTCTCCTTTGGTGTTTCTGGCCATCTAGACGGGACTTCCCTCCCCGCAAACGCTGAAGATACACCATGGAAGGAACGTGACGGTCTTGTGAAGATGTCGATCTACGGAAccatctcctcttctctccttGATATGGTATTGAAGACTCGCTGCTCTGCTCGTGATCTATGGGTCATAATCGAAAACCTTTTCCGCGACAACAAAGAAGCATGGGCAATCCAGCTTGAGAATGAGCTTCGTACTCTCACCATTGGCGACATGTCTATCCACGACTACTGTCAAAAACTCAAGAACCTCACAGATCTACTCGCCAATGTAGATTCCCCTGTTACTGATCGTGCTGTTGTAATGCACATGTTGAATGGTCTCTCGGAGAAGTTTGATAACATTCACAATGTTATAAAACACAGATCTCCATTCCCAAGCTTCTCAGTGGCTCGCTCCATGCTTCTTATGGAGGAAGATCGCATCAGCAAGAACACCAAGAGCTCCACACCTCAAGTCCTTCATGTTGCTACTACGCAAGCCGATGCTCCATCCCCTCAACCTAGCAACAATCGCGGAGGTCAGCAACCACAACAATACAATCATGGTAACTATCGCAACAATCAAAACATAGGCCGTGGCAGAGGACGTAACAACAACTATCGTGGACGTGGCCGCAATAACTGGAACAACAACCAATCTGGCTGGGTGCAACAACCTCCAGCATAG
- the LOC106424222 gene encoding probable receptor-like serine/threonine-protein kinase At4g34500, producing the protein MANTRVFFSDLKSGGKCSSVVEARLLRYWEAQNVKRGGDLMWVDRNAIAELGRLLMYETSREWLLEGLSPYRFCKSHHTRDVKSANVLLDEKFMAKVSELGLPKTGPYLDQTYVSLAVKGSFGYVLDQLVKKAKIEEIIDQFLDWK; encoded by the exons ATGGCTAATACCAGAGTTTTCTTTTCTGATCTGAAGTCCGGCGGCAAGTGCTCATCCGTCGTCGAGGCTAGGCTCTTGCGATACTGGGAGGCCCAGAATGTGAAACGCGGCGGTGACCTGATGTGGGTCGaca GGAATGCAATAGCAGAACTAGGGAGACTTTTGATGTACGAAACATCTCGAGAGTGGCTG CTAGAGGGACTATCTCCATACAGGTTTTGCAAGAGCCATCACACACGCGATGTGAAATCTGCTAACGTTCTCTTGGATGAGAAGTTCATGGCCAAAGTTTCAGAATTGGGACTCCCTAAGACTGGTCCATATCTTGACCAGACATATGTGAGTCTAGCTGTGAAAGGAAGTTTTGGTTATGTACTTGACCAG TTGGTGAAGAAAGCAAAGATAGAAGAGATCATAGACCAGTTTCTTGATTGGAAATAA
- the LOC106424345 gene encoding protein SULFUR DEFICIENCY-INDUCED 2: MMSLRRQDYNVVHKLPHGDSPYVRAKHVQLVEKDAEAAVELFWKAIKARDRVDSALKDMALLMKQQNRADEAIDAIHSFRYLCSRQAQESLDNVLIDLYKKCGRIEEQVELLKQKLWMIYQGEAFNGKPTKTARSHGKKFQVTVQKETSRILGNLGWAYMQLRDYTSAETVYRKAQAIEPDANKACNLCSCLIKQGKLGEARSILFHDVLEKKEGFDDDLRLKVRVQELLSELERREEEETDVLASVECEVGMDEIVVVEGFVKEWRRPFRTRRRLPIFEEILPLRNQLAC, translated from the exons ATGATGAGTCTGAGAAGACAAGACTACAACGTTGTTCATAAGCTGCCTCACGGTGACAGTCCTTATGTCAGAGCCAAACATGTTCAG CTTGTGGAGAAAGATGCGGAAGCAGCGGTAGAGCTGTTCTGGAAAGCGATTAAAGCGAGAGACAGAGTGGACAGTGCTCTTAAAGACATGGCTTTGCTTATGAAACAACAGAACAGAGCTGATGAAGCTATTGATGCTATTCATTCCTTTAGATATCTTTGCTCGAGACAAGCTCAAGAATCACTCGACAATGTCCTCATCGATCTCTACAAG AAGTGTGGGAGGATAGAAGAGCAGGTTGAGCTACTGAAGCAAAAGCTTTGGATGATATACCAAGGAGAAGCGTTTAACGGCAAGCCGACAAAGACAGCTAGATCTCATGGGAAGAAGTTTCAGGTCACGGTCCAGAAGGAGACATCTAGGATCTTG GGAAACTTGGGATGGGCTTATATGCAGCTAAGGGACTATACATCGGCAGAAACCGTGTACCGTAAGGCTCAAGCGATTGAGCCAGATGCAAACAAGGCTTGTAACCTATGCTCATGTCTCATCAAGCAAGGGAAGCTTGGTGAGGCGAGATCGATTCTCTTTCATGATGTATTAGAGAAGAAAGAAGGGTTTGATGATGATTTGAGGTTGAAGGTTCGAGTTCAAGAGCTGTTGAGTGAGCTAGAGAGacgggaagaagaagaaacagatgTTTTAGCTTCTGTGGAATGTGAAGTTGGTATGGATGAGATTGTTGTTGTGGAAGGGTTTGTGAAGGAATGGAGGAGGCCTTTTAGGACAAGAAGAAGACTTCCAATTTTTGAAGAGATCTTACCACTGAGAAATCAACTAGCTTGTTGA
- the LOC106424324 gene encoding ankyrin repeat domain-containing protein 13C-B-like: MASNIDVTKYGHSPVHYAVVTRDYTRLKKLLSSLPKMRDPSEVKTEAASASEETKADTIASLIDRRDVVNRDTALHLAVKLGDETSAEMLMSSGADWSLQNEQGWSALQEAICCREERIAMIIVKHYQPLAWAKWCRRLPRLVATMHRMRDFYMEITFHFESSVIPFISRVAPSDTYKIWKRGANLRADMTLAGFDGFRIQRSDQTILFLGDGSEDGKVPSGSLLMISHKDKEVMNALDGAGAPATEEEVRQEVAAMSKTSIFRPGIDVTQAVLFPQLTWRRQERSEMVGKWKAKVYDMHNVVVSIKSRRVPGAMTDEELFSNGNNNQGDETEGEDLGDVLTEDERKQLELALKLDSPEESCEEREVMVTDGNGCCKQEKKGWFSGWKKREEGGGKRSSVPPRSSLCVDEKVSDLLGEEGREIKPGRHSTVESVVRDDSSKASTSEGKRKEGSKENEYKKGLRPILWLSERFPLQTKELLPLLDILANKVKAVRRLRELMTTKLPSGTFPVKVAIPVIPTIRVLVTFTKFEELEPIEDEFVTPPSTPTSPVKNSPREETQASSSSSSSSWYQWMKTPSQRPSTSSGGFNNGKGENDQDPFAIPRGYNWITAEEKKKKVQEKNKAKKGKSSQNS, translated from the exons ATGGCAAGCAACATTGATGTTACCAAGTATGGTCACAGTCCCGTACACTACGCCGTCGTCACAAGAGACTACACCCGTCTCAAGAAACTACTCTCCTCCCTCCCCAAGATGCGGGACCCATCCGAGGTCAAAACCGAAGCAGCTTCCGCATCCGAAGAGACAAAAGCCGACACCATCGCGTCCCTCATAGACAGACGCGATGTCGTCAACCGAGACACCGCCCTCCACCTAGCCGTAAAGCTAGGCGACGAGACCTCAGCAGAGATGCTAATGTCCTCCGGAGCTGACTGGAGCCTCCAGAACGAGCAAGGGTGGAGCGCGTTGCAAGAAGCTATCTGCTGTAGAGAAGAGAGGATCGCTATGATTATAGTAAAGCATTATCAGCCTCTTGCTTGGGCTAAATGGTGCAGGAGGTTGCCTAGGCTTGTGGCTACTATGCATAGGATGAGAGACTTCTACATGGAGATCACTTTCCATTTCGAGAGCTCGGTGATACCTTTTATCTCCAGAGTGGCTCCCTCTGATACTTACAAGATATGGAAGAGAGGTGCTAACCTTAGAGCTGATATGACGTTAGCTGGCTTCGACGGTTTCAGGATACAACGATCGGATCAGACTATACTCTTTCTTGGTGACGGGTCTGAAGACGGTAAGGTTCCTTCAGGCTCTCTACTTATGATCTCGCATAAAGATAAGGAGGTTATGAATGCGTTGGACGGTGCTGGCGCGCCTGCCACCGAGGAGGAAGTGCGTCAAGAAGTGGCTGCGATGTCGAAAACGTCCATTTTCAGACCGGGGATCGATGTTACTCAGGCGGTTTTGTTTCCCCAGTTGACGTGGAGGCGGCAGGAGAGGAGCGAGATGGTTGGGAAGTGGAAGGCTAAAGTGTATGATATGCACAATGTGGTTGTTAGTATAAAGTCTAGGAGGGTACCCGGCGCGATGACCGATGAGGAGCTTTTCTCGAATGGTAATAATAATCAAGGGGACGAGACTGAGGGGGAGGATCTTGGTGATGTGTTGACTGAGGATGAGAGGAAGCAGCTGGAGTTAGCTCTCAAGTTGGATTCGCCGGAAGAATCTTGTGAGGAGAGGGAGGTGATGGTAACAGATGGGAACGGGTGTTGTAAACAGGAGAAGAAAGGTTGGTTTAGTGGGTGGAAGAAACGAGAGGAAGGAGGAGGCAAAAGAAGTAGTGTTCCTCCGAGGAGTTCGCTTTGTGTTGATGAGAAAGTGAGTGATCTTCTTGGGGAGGAAGGAAGAGAGATTAAACCGGGCAGGCACTCGACGGTTGAGAGTGTTGTGAGAGATGATTCATCAAAAGCTTCAACATCGGAAGGTAAGAGAAAGGAAGGGAGCAAAGAGAACGAGTACAAGAAAGGGCTTAGACCGATTCTTTGGCTCTCTGAGAGGTTTCCGTTGCAGACAAAGGAGCTTCTTCCGTTGCTTGATATCCTTGCAAACAAAGTTAAAGCAGTTCGGCGTTTAAGGGAGCTTATGACTACTAAACTACCATCCGGAACATTCCCTGTCAAG GTTGCTATTCCGGTGATACCTACGATTAGAGTACTAGTTACATTCACAAAGTTTGAAGAGCTAGAACCTATTGAAGATGAGTTTGTAACGCCACCATCAACCCCTACTTCTCCGGTGAAGAACAGTCCTAGAGAGGAAACACAGGCCTCATCAAGCTCATCCTCCTCATCATGGTATCAATGGATGAAAACACCTAGCCAACGTCCATCAACAAGCTCAGGAGGGTTTAATAATGGTAAAGGCGAGAACGATCAAGACCCTTTTGCAATTCCAAGGGGATATAATTGGATAACAGctgaagagaagaaaaagaaggtcCAAGAGAAGAATAAAGCTAAGAAGGGGAAGTCATCTCAGAACAGCTGA
- the LOC106424218 gene encoding TBC domain-containing protein C1952.17c-like — MVRKKVPEWLNSTMWSTPPSQPSSFNDDSTLLRHSPATKMSSMKKEEAESISVTPPPSTASSVPSRRPRNNGSSISGEYGSSSVAPSSAEDFSRQAHLSAELSKKVINMKELRSLASQSLPDSPGIRSTAWKLLLGYLPPERSLWSSELKQKRSQYKHYKDELLTSPSEITWRLVRSKGFDNYELKSGSRCMLSRSRITDEDHPLSLGKASVWNTYFQDIETIEQIDKDVKRTHPDIPFFSAESSFARSNQESMKNILLVFAKLNQGIRYVQGMNEILAPIFYVFRNDPDEDSSSHAEADAFFCFVELLSGFRDFYCQQLDNSVVGIRSAITRLSQLVRNHDEELWRHLEITTKVNPQFYAFRWITLLLTQEFSFFDCLHIWDALLSDPEGPLESLLGICCAMLVLVRRRLIAGDFTSNMKLLQHYPTTNISHLLYVANKLRSKMLV, encoded by the exons ATGGTGAGGAAGAAGGTGCCGGAATGGCTCAACAGCACCATGTGGTCTACTCCTCCTTCTCAACCGTCGTCTTTCAACGACGATTCTACTCTCCTCCGCCATTCCCCCGCCACTAAAATGTCGTCGATGAAGAAGGAAGAGGCGGAATCGATTTCCGTTACTCCTCCGCCTTCCACCGCTTCTTCGGTTCCATCTCGTAGACCGAGGAACAACGGTAGCAGTATCTCCGGCGAATATGGAAGCTCGAGTGTTGCTCCTTCCTCGGCGGAGGACTTCTCCCGCCAGGCTCATCTCTCAGCTGAG TTATCGAAGAAGGTGATTAATATGAAGGAACTGAGGAGTCTTGCTTCACAGAGTTTGCCTGATTCTCCTGGCATCCGTTCTACTGCCTGGAAG CTTTTGCTTGGCTACTTGCCACCTGAACGTTCACTCTGGTCATCTGAGTTGAAACAAAAGAGATCACAGTACAAGCATTATAAAGATGAGCTTCTGACTAGTCCT TCAGAAATCACATGGAGATTGGTGAGGTCAAAGGGGTTTGATAATTACGAGTTGAAGAGTGGAAGCCGATGCATGCTTTCCCGATCCAGAATCACTGACGAGGACCATCCTTTAAGCCTAGGGAAGGCAAGCGTCTGGAATACATACTTCCAG GATATTGAGACCATAGAACAAATAGACAAAGATGTCAAGCGTACACATCCAGATATTCCCTTTTTCTCTGCTGAGTCATCTTTTGCGCGTTCTAATCAG GAATCTATGAAGAATATATTGCTTGTGTTTGCCAAGTTAAATCAAGGAATCAGATATGTTCAAGGGATGAACGAAATTTTGGCACCTATCTTTTATGTGTTCCGTAACGACCCTGATGAAGATAGTTCA TCTCATGCTGAAGCTGATGCATTCTTCTGCTTTGTTGAACTGTTGAGTGGGTTTCGTGACTTCTACTGTCAACAACTTGACAATAGTGTGGTTGGAATCCGATCCGCAATAACAAGGCTTTCGCAACTTGTTAGGAATCATGATGAGGAACTTTGGCGACATCTTGAGATCACCACGAAA GTAAACCCACAGTTTTATGCATTTAGGTGGATCACTCTCCTCCTTACACAAGAGTTTAGTTTCTTCGACTGTCTTCACATATGGGATGCACTCTTAAGCGACCCCGAAGGTCCTCTG GAAAGCTTACTGGGGATATGTTGTGCGATGCTGGTACTGGTGAGGAGGAGGTTGATCGCTGGAGATTTCACATCGAATATGAAGTTACTTCAACATTATCCAACTACCAACATCAGCCATCTCTTGTATGTAGCTAATAAGCTTCGTTCCAAAATGTTAGTTTAA
- the LOC111210578 gene encoding chromatin assembly factor 1 subunit A-B isoform X1 produces MAGVSLECGDCGALLKSVEEAQEHAELTSHSNFAESTEAVLNLVCTTCSKPCRSKTESDLHTKRTGHTEFVDKTMETVKPISLEAPKAAMEIANHEDAAEVEMVVPDVDKNILEELEAMGFPKARATRALHYSGNASLEAAVNWVVEHENDPDVDEMPKVPANSNAGPPKPALTPEEVKIKAQELRERARKKKEEEEKRMEREREKERIRIGKELLEAKRIEEDNERKRIILLRKAEKEEERRAREKIRQKVEEDKAERRRKLGLPAEDPAAAKPSVPVVEEKKSSLPIRPATKTEKMRECLRSLKQAHKEEDAKVKRAFQTLLTYMGNVAKNPDEEKFRKIRLTNQTFQERVGSLRGGIEFMELCGFEKMEGGEFLFLPRDKIDPAVINSAGTELNSAINNPFFGVL; encoded by the exons ATGGCAGGAGTATCGCTAGAGTGTGGTGATTGTGGCGCGTTGCTGAAGTCAGTGGAGGAGGCTCAGGAGCATGCGGAGCTCACATCTCACTCCAATTTCGCCGAGTCCACTGAGGCGGTGCTCAATCTCGTCTGCACTACTTGCAGCAAGCCTTGCCGCTCTAAAACC GAAAGCGATTTGCATACGAAGAGAACAGGGCATACTGAGTTTGTGGATAAGACAATGGAGACTGTAAAACCCATCAGCTTGGAAGCTCCCAAGGCTGCTATGGAGATTGCCAACCACGAAGATGCTGCTGAAG TAGAGATGGTTGTTCCAGACGTTGACAAAAACATTCTCGAGGAACTTGAAGCGATGGGCTTCCCTAAAGCTCGTGCTACCCGAGCACTTCACTACTCTG GTAATGCCAGTCTTGAGGCTGCAGTTAATTGGGTGGTGGAGCATGAGAATGATCCTGACGTAGATGAAATGCCAAAG GTACCTGCTAACTCTAATGCTGGACCTCCTAAACCTGCTCTTACACCAGAAGAAGTGAAGATAAAAGCACAAGAACTAAG GGAACGTGCacggaagaagaaagaagaggaagaaaaacGGATGGAACGTGAAAGAGAGAAG GAGCGAATTAGGATTGGCAAGGAACTTCTAGAAGCAAAGCGGATAGAAGAAGATAACGAAAGAAAACG TATAATCCTTTTGCGTAAAGccgagaaagaagaagaaagacgggCTAGGGAAAAGATCCGTCAAAAAGTTGAAGAAGACAAG GCTGAAAGAAGGCGGAAACTAGGATTGCCTGCGGAAGATCCTGCCGCTGCAAAACCCTCAGTGCCAGTTGTGGAGGAGAAGAAG agtTCATTGCCTATTAGACCCGCCACTAAGACTGAGAAAATGAGAGAGTGCTTGAGGTCGCTTAAGCAAGCCCACAAG GAGGAAGATGCTAAGGTGAAGAGAGCGTTCCAGACATTGCTGACATACATGGGAAATGTCGCTAAGAATCCAGATGAAGAGAAATTCCGGAAAATTAGACTCACCAACCAAACGTTTCAG GAGAGGGTTGGTTCACTGAGAGGAGGCATAGAGTTCATGGAGCTATGTGGGTTTGAGAAAATGGAAGGAGGGGAGTTCTTGTTCTTGCCAAGGGACAAGATAGATCCAGCCGTTATCAACTCAGCTGGAACAGAGCTCAATTCCGCCATCAACAACCCTTTCTTTGGTGTTCTTTAA
- the LOC111210578 gene encoding MAP7 domain-containing protein 2 isoform X2, translated as MAGVSLECGDCGALLKSVEEAQEHAELTSHSNFAESTEAVLNLVCTTCSKPCRSKTESDLHTKRTGHTEFVDKTMETVKPISLEAPKAAMEIANHEDAAEEMVVPDVDKNILEELEAMGFPKARATRALHYSGNASLEAAVNWVVEHENDPDVDEMPKVPANSNAGPPKPALTPEEVKIKAQELRERARKKKEEEEKRMEREREKERIRIGKELLEAKRIEEDNERKRIILLRKAEKEEERRAREKIRQKVEEDKAERRRKLGLPAEDPAAAKPSVPVVEEKKSSLPIRPATKTEKMRECLRSLKQAHKEEDAKVKRAFQTLLTYMGNVAKNPDEEKFRKIRLTNQTFQERVGSLRGGIEFMELCGFEKMEGGEFLFLPRDKIDPAVINSAGTELNSAINNPFFGVL; from the exons ATGGCAGGAGTATCGCTAGAGTGTGGTGATTGTGGCGCGTTGCTGAAGTCAGTGGAGGAGGCTCAGGAGCATGCGGAGCTCACATCTCACTCCAATTTCGCCGAGTCCACTGAGGCGGTGCTCAATCTCGTCTGCACTACTTGCAGCAAGCCTTGCCGCTCTAAAACC GAAAGCGATTTGCATACGAAGAGAACAGGGCATACTGAGTTTGTGGATAAGACAATGGAGACTGTAAAACCCATCAGCTTGGAAGCTCCCAAGGCTGCTATGGAGATTGCCAACCACGAAGATGCTGCTGAAG AGATGGTTGTTCCAGACGTTGACAAAAACATTCTCGAGGAACTTGAAGCGATGGGCTTCCCTAAAGCTCGTGCTACCCGAGCACTTCACTACTCTG GTAATGCCAGTCTTGAGGCTGCAGTTAATTGGGTGGTGGAGCATGAGAATGATCCTGACGTAGATGAAATGCCAAAG GTACCTGCTAACTCTAATGCTGGACCTCCTAAACCTGCTCTTACACCAGAAGAAGTGAAGATAAAAGCACAAGAACTAAG GGAACGTGCacggaagaagaaagaagaggaagaaaaacGGATGGAACGTGAAAGAGAGAAG GAGCGAATTAGGATTGGCAAGGAACTTCTAGAAGCAAAGCGGATAGAAGAAGATAACGAAAGAAAACG TATAATCCTTTTGCGTAAAGccgagaaagaagaagaaagacgggCTAGGGAAAAGATCCGTCAAAAAGTTGAAGAAGACAAG GCTGAAAGAAGGCGGAAACTAGGATTGCCTGCGGAAGATCCTGCCGCTGCAAAACCCTCAGTGCCAGTTGTGGAGGAGAAGAAG agtTCATTGCCTATTAGACCCGCCACTAAGACTGAGAAAATGAGAGAGTGCTTGAGGTCGCTTAAGCAAGCCCACAAG GAGGAAGATGCTAAGGTGAAGAGAGCGTTCCAGACATTGCTGACATACATGGGAAATGTCGCTAAGAATCCAGATGAAGAGAAATTCCGGAAAATTAGACTCACCAACCAAACGTTTCAG GAGAGGGTTGGTTCACTGAGAGGAGGCATAGAGTTCATGGAGCTATGTGGGTTTGAGAAAATGGAAGGAGGGGAGTTCTTGTTCTTGCCAAGGGACAAGATAGATCCAGCCGTTATCAACTCAGCTGGAACAGAGCTCAATTCCGCCATCAACAACCCTTTCTTTGGTGTTCTTTAA